The following coding sequences lie in one Silurus meridionalis isolate SWU-2019-XX chromosome 19, ASM1480568v1, whole genome shotgun sequence genomic window:
- the mapkapk3 gene encoding MAP kinase-activated protein kinase 3 isoform X2, whose protein sequence is MLQNGKSKDEEPEMESQSKSESAVTKPEKERDSTQFPMPNPNHGAGFPKLEIKRNAVTDDYKISTQVLGLGINGKVLECFNKKTGEKCALKILYDSPKARREVELHWRVSSGPHIVRILSLYENMHHGKKCLLIIMECMEGGELFSRIQARGDQAFTEREGSEIMRDIGTAIDYLHNMNIAHRDIKPENLLYNSKTSNCVLKLTDFGFAKETTLHNPLQTPCYTPYYVAPEVLGPEKYDKSCDMWSLGVIMYILLCGFPPFYSNTGQAISPGMKRRIRMGQYEFPKPEWAEVSEEAKQLINQLLKTDPNERMTISQFMNHPWINSMVVPPTPLHTTRVLTEEREQWDEVKEEMTSALATMRVDYDQVKIKDLDTSSNPLLNKRRKKAAAAGGKGGGTVCNSQ, encoded by the exons ATGCTGCAGAATGGAAAATCCAAAGACGAGGAGCCTGAAATGGAAAGCCAGAGCAAGAGCGAAAGCGCGGTGACCAAACCGGAGAAGGAGCGCGACTCCACGCAATTCCCCATGCCCAATCCGAACCATGGTGCTGGCTTCCCGAAACTGGAGATCAAGCGCAACGCCGTGACGGACGACTACAAGATCTCCACTCAGGTTCTCGGGCTGGGAATCAACGGCAAAGTACTGGAGTGTTTTAACAAGAAAACCGGGGAGAAATGCGCCCTGAAG ATTCTCTACGACAGCCCGAAAGCTCGCCGCGAGGTGGAGTTGCACTGGCGTGTCTCCAGCGGGCCGCACATAGTGCGTATCCTGAGCCTCTATGAAAACATGCATCATGGGAAAAAGTGCCTGCTCATTATCATGGAATG tatGGAAGGAGGAGAGCTCTTCAGTAGGATTCAAGCCAGAGGAGACCAAGCCTTTACTGAAAGAG agggcTCTGAGATCATGCGGGACATCGGCACTGCCATCGACTACCTGCACAACATGAACATCGCACACAGAGACATCAAG CCGGAGAACCTGCTGTACAACAGCAAAACATCCAACTGCGTCCTCAAACTCACCGACTTCGGCTTTGCGAAGGAAACCACGCTGCACAACCCTCTGCAGACACCGTGCTACACCCCGTACTACGTGG CTCCTGAGGTTCTCGGTCCGGAGAAATATGACAAATCGTGCGACATGTGGTCTCTGGGTGTGATCATGTACATCCT gttgtgcGGCTTCCCGCCGTTTTATTCCAACACGGGTCAGGCGATTTCCCCCGGCATGAAGCGGCGAATCCGCATGGGCCAGTACGAGTTTCCTAAGCCCGAGTGGGCCGAAGTGTCAGAGGAAG CCAAGCAGTTGATTAACCAGCTGCTGAAGACAGACCCTAATGAGAGGATGACCATCTCACAGTTCATGAACCATCCCTGGATCAAT TCCATGGTGGTTCCCCCAACGCCTCTGCACACCACACGGGTCCTCACTGAGGAACGAGAGCAGTGGGACGAAGTGAAG gaggagaTGACAAGTGCACTTGCCACCATGCGTGTGGACTACGACCAGGTGAAGATTAAAGACCTGGACACATCCAGTAACCCGCTGCTCAACAAGAGAAGGAAGAAAGCTGCAGCGGCGGGCGGAAAAGGCGGCGGCACCGTCTGCAACAGCCAATGA
- the mapkapk3 gene encoding MAP kinase-activated protein kinase 3 isoform X1 yields the protein MLQNGKSKDEEPEMESQSKSESAVTKPEKERDSTQFPMPNPNHGAGFPKLEIKRNAVTDDYKISTQVLGLGINGKVLECFNKKTGEKCALKILYDSPKARREVELHWRVSSGPHIVRILSLYENMHHGKKCLLIIMECMEGGELFSRIQARGDQAFTEREGSEIMRDIGTAIDYLHNMNIAHRDIKPENLLYNSKTSNCVLKLTDFGFAKETTLHNPLQTPCYTPYYVAPEVLGPEKYDKSCDMWSLGVIMYILLCGFPPFYSNTGQAISPGMKRRIRMGQYEFPKPEWAEVSEEAKQLINQLLKTDPNERMTISQFMNHPWINQSMVVPPTPLHTTRVLTEEREQWDEVKEEMTSALATMRVDYDQVKIKDLDTSSNPLLNKRRKKAAAAGGKGGGTVCNSQ from the exons ATGCTGCAGAATGGAAAATCCAAAGACGAGGAGCCTGAAATGGAAAGCCAGAGCAAGAGCGAAAGCGCGGTGACCAAACCGGAGAAGGAGCGCGACTCCACGCAATTCCCCATGCCCAATCCGAACCATGGTGCTGGCTTCCCGAAACTGGAGATCAAGCGCAACGCCGTGACGGACGACTACAAGATCTCCACTCAGGTTCTCGGGCTGGGAATCAACGGCAAAGTACTGGAGTGTTTTAACAAGAAAACCGGGGAGAAATGCGCCCTGAAG ATTCTCTACGACAGCCCGAAAGCTCGCCGCGAGGTGGAGTTGCACTGGCGTGTCTCCAGCGGGCCGCACATAGTGCGTATCCTGAGCCTCTATGAAAACATGCATCATGGGAAAAAGTGCCTGCTCATTATCATGGAATG tatGGAAGGAGGAGAGCTCTTCAGTAGGATTCAAGCCAGAGGAGACCAAGCCTTTACTGAAAGAG agggcTCTGAGATCATGCGGGACATCGGCACTGCCATCGACTACCTGCACAACATGAACATCGCACACAGAGACATCAAG CCGGAGAACCTGCTGTACAACAGCAAAACATCCAACTGCGTCCTCAAACTCACCGACTTCGGCTTTGCGAAGGAAACCACGCTGCACAACCCTCTGCAGACACCGTGCTACACCCCGTACTACGTGG CTCCTGAGGTTCTCGGTCCGGAGAAATATGACAAATCGTGCGACATGTGGTCTCTGGGTGTGATCATGTACATCCT gttgtgcGGCTTCCCGCCGTTTTATTCCAACACGGGTCAGGCGATTTCCCCCGGCATGAAGCGGCGAATCCGCATGGGCCAGTACGAGTTTCCTAAGCCCGAGTGGGCCGAAGTGTCAGAGGAAG CCAAGCAGTTGATTAACCAGCTGCTGAAGACAGACCCTAATGAGAGGATGACCATCTCACAGTTCATGAACCATCCCTGGATCAAT CAGTCCATGGTGGTTCCCCCAACGCCTCTGCACACCACACGGGTCCTCACTGAGGAACGAGAGCAGTGGGACGAAGTGAAG gaggagaTGACAAGTGCACTTGCCACCATGCGTGTGGACTACGACCAGGTGAAGATTAAAGACCTGGACACATCCAGTAACCCGCTGCTCAACAAGAGAAGGAAGAAAGCTGCAGCGGCGGGCGGAAAAGGCGGCGGCACCGTCTGCAACAGCCAATGA